A genomic region of Pseudomonas sp. RSB 5.4 contains the following coding sequences:
- a CDS encoding SfnB family sulfur acquisition oxidoreductase, with product MSSLADANVQSDLDIAPLLLPAQVLRNDAQAIKAAHELAQVARVQAAKRDRQRKLPWSEIEQFTRSGLGSIAIPREYGGPQVSFVTLAEVFAIISAADPALGQIPQNQFGIINLVLGSATEAQKKQLFQSVLEGWRIGNAGPERGTKNTLELKARITADGDDYVINGQKFYSTGALFAHWVAVKALNDDGKQVLAFVRRGTPGLRIVDDWSGFGQRTTASGTILLNNVRVESSLVVDNWKINEKPNTQGAVSQLIQAAIDAGIARGAIDDAIEFVKTRARPWIDAKVERASDDLYVIADIGKLKIELHAAEALLRKAGKVLDQVHAAPLTAESAARASIAVAEAKVLTTEISLQASEKLFELAGSRATLAEFNLDRHWRNARVHTLHDPVRWKYHAVGAYRLNGTLPARHSWI from the coding sequence ATGTCCAGTCTGGCCGATGCAAACGTCCAGTCTGATCTGGACATCGCCCCACTGTTGTTGCCCGCGCAGGTCTTGCGCAACGACGCCCAAGCCATCAAGGCTGCCCACGAACTGGCGCAGGTTGCCCGTGTGCAGGCCGCCAAGCGCGACCGCCAGCGCAAGCTGCCGTGGTCGGAAATCGAACAGTTCACCCGCAGCGGTCTGGGCAGCATTGCGATCCCGCGCGAATACGGTGGCCCACAAGTTTCATTCGTCACCCTGGCCGAGGTATTCGCGATCATTTCCGCAGCCGACCCGGCGCTGGGACAGATCCCGCAGAACCAGTTCGGCATCATCAACCTGGTACTCGGCAGCGCCACCGAGGCGCAGAAAAAGCAGCTGTTCCAGAGTGTTCTGGAAGGCTGGCGCATCGGCAATGCCGGCCCTGAGCGCGGCACCAAAAATACCCTCGAGTTGAAAGCGCGCATCACCGCCGACGGCGACGATTACGTGATCAACGGCCAGAAGTTCTATTCCACCGGCGCGCTATTCGCGCACTGGGTGGCGGTCAAGGCGCTCAATGACGACGGCAAGCAAGTGCTGGCCTTCGTCCGCCGTGGCACCCCGGGTCTGCGCATCGTTGATGACTGGTCGGGCTTCGGTCAGCGCACCACCGCCAGCGGCACGATTCTGTTGAACAATGTGCGGGTCGAGTCGAGCCTGGTGGTCGACAACTGGAAGATCAACGAGAAGCCGAATACCCAAGGCGCCGTGTCGCAGCTGATTCAGGCGGCCATCGACGCCGGCATCGCCCGTGGCGCCATCGACGACGCCATCGAATTCGTCAAAACCCGCGCGCGGCCATGGATCGACGCCAAGGTCGAACGCGCCAGCGATGACCTCTACGTGATCGCCGACATCGGCAAACTGAAAATCGAACTGCACGCCGCCGAAGCGCTGCTGCGCAAGGCCGGCAAAGTGCTCGACCAAGTCCATGCCGCGCCGCTGACCGCCGAATCCGCCGCCCGCGCCTCGATTGCGGTGGCCGAGGCCAAAGTACTGACCACCGAGATCTCGCTGCAAGCCAGCGAAAAACTCTTCGAGCTGGCCGGCAGCCGCGCCACCCTCGCCGAATTCAACCTCGACCGTCACTGGCGCAACGCCCGGGTGCACACCCTGCACGACCCGGTGCGCTGGAAGTATCACGCGGTCGGCGCCTATCGCCTGAACGGTACTTTGCCGGCCCGTCATTCCTGGATCTGA
- the tcyN gene encoding L-cystine ABC transporter ATP-binding protein TcyN codes for MIVVEKLTKQFKGQEVLKGIDLEVKEGEVVAIIGPSGSGKTTFLRCLNFLEQPTSGRIKVGDIEIDTSRPLSQQQSLVRNLRQHVGFVFQNFNLFPHRTALENVIEGPIVVKKMPREQAVALGMKLLAKVGLAGKEDAYPRRLSGGQQQRVAIARALAMEPEVILFDEPTSALDPELVGEVLATIRGLAEEKRTMVIVTHEMGFARDVANRVVFFDKGVIVEQGEAKALFANPKEERTQQFLSKFLNHA; via the coding sequence ATGATTGTCGTGGAAAAACTGACAAAGCAGTTCAAGGGTCAAGAGGTGCTCAAAGGCATTGATCTTGAGGTGAAGGAAGGCGAGGTCGTGGCCATCATCGGCCCCAGCGGTTCGGGTAAAACCACGTTCCTGCGCTGCCTGAACTTCCTTGAACAACCCACCAGCGGCCGGATCAAGGTCGGCGATATCGAAATCGATACCAGCCGCCCGCTGAGCCAGCAGCAGAGTCTGGTGCGCAACCTGCGCCAGCACGTGGGTTTCGTGTTCCAGAACTTCAACCTGTTCCCCCACCGCACCGCACTGGAAAACGTCATCGAAGGACCGATCGTGGTCAAGAAGATGCCGCGCGAGCAAGCCGTTGCCCTGGGCATGAAGCTGCTGGCCAAGGTTGGTCTGGCCGGCAAGGAAGATGCGTATCCGCGTCGTCTGTCCGGCGGTCAGCAACAGCGCGTGGCGATTGCCCGGGCGCTGGCGATGGAGCCGGAAGTGATCCTGTTCGACGAGCCGACCTCGGCCCTCGACCCGGAACTGGTGGGCGAAGTGCTGGCGACCATTCGCGGTCTCGCTGAAGAAAAACGCACCATGGTCATCGTCACCCACGAAATGGGTTTCGCCCGCGACGTGGCCAACCGTGTGGTGTTTTTCGACAAGGGCGTGATCGTCGAGCAAGGCGAAGCCAAGGCGTTGTTTGCCAACCCGAAAGAAGAGCGCACCCAACAGTTTCTCAGCAAGTTTCTGAATCACGCCTGA
- the tcyL gene encoding cystine ABC transporter permease, protein MEEAFQLALDSAPFLLKGAYYTVILSLGGMFFGLLLGFGLALMRLSRFKLVSWIARIYVSFFRGTPLLVQLFVIYYGLPQLGLELDPLPAALIGFSLNMAAYACEILRAAIGSIERGQWEAAASIGMTRAQTLRRAILPQAMRTALPPLGNSFISLVKDTALAATIQVPELFRQAQLITARTFEVFTMYLAAALIYWILATVLSHLQNKLEERANRHDQES, encoded by the coding sequence ATGGAAGAAGCTTTCCAACTCGCACTGGACTCCGCGCCCTTTCTGCTCAAGGGCGCGTACTACACGGTCATCCTCAGTCTGGGCGGCATGTTCTTCGGCTTGCTGCTGGGCTTCGGCCTGGCCTTGATGCGCCTGTCGCGCTTCAAACTGGTGAGCTGGATTGCCCGCATCTACGTGTCGTTCTTTCGCGGCACGCCGTTGCTGGTGCAACTGTTCGTGATCTATTACGGCTTGCCGCAATTGGGTCTGGAACTGGATCCGCTCCCGGCAGCGCTGATCGGCTTCTCGCTGAACATGGCCGCCTACGCCTGTGAAATCCTGCGGGCCGCGATCGGTTCGATCGAGCGTGGTCAGTGGGAAGCCGCTGCGAGCATCGGCATGACCCGTGCGCAGACCTTGCGCCGGGCCATCCTGCCGCAGGCCATGCGCACGGCGCTGCCGCCGCTGGGCAACAGCTTCATTTCGCTGGTCAAGGACACGGCACTGGCCGCCACCATTCAGGTGCCGGAACTGTTCCGCCAGGCGCAACTGATTACCGCCCGGACTTTCGAAGTCTTCACCATGTATCTTGCCGCCGCACTGATCTACTGGATTCTGGCCACGGTGCTGTCGCACCTGCAGAACAAGTTGGAAGAGCGGGCCAATCGGCACGACCAGGAGTCCTGA
- the tcyJ gene encoding cystine ABC transporter substrate-binding protein, which translates to MNFSALRRNLLVGSLGLALSAGLIGQATAGEQLQQIKDKGVINVGLEGTYPPFSFVDADGKLSGFEVELSEALAKKLGVKAKIQPTKWDGILAALESKRLDIVVNQVTISDERKKKYDFSEPYTISGIQALVLKSKEAALNIKTAADLSGKKVGVGLGTNYEQWVRANVPGADVRTYDDDPTKFADLNNGRTDAILIDRLAALEYAKKAPKTVAAGQAFSRQESGIALRKGEPELLAAVNKALDELRADGTLAKISEKYFQADVTK; encoded by the coding sequence ATGAATTTTTCCGCACTACGTCGCAATCTGCTGGTAGGTTCGCTGGGCCTTGCACTGAGCGCCGGCCTGATCGGCCAGGCAACCGCCGGTGAGCAACTGCAACAGATCAAGGACAAAGGCGTTATCAACGTCGGCCTGGAAGGCACTTACCCACCGTTCAGCTTCGTTGACGCCGACGGCAAGCTGTCCGGTTTCGAAGTCGAGCTTTCCGAAGCCCTGGCGAAAAAGCTGGGCGTCAAAGCCAAGATTCAGCCGACCAAGTGGGACGGCATTCTCGCAGCGCTGGAATCCAAGCGTCTGGACATCGTGGTCAACCAGGTGACTATCTCCGACGAGCGCAAGAAGAAGTATGACTTCTCCGAGCCGTACACCATTTCCGGGATTCAGGCGCTGGTGCTGAAGAGCAAGGAAGCCGCGCTGAACATCAAGACTGCTGCCGACCTGTCCGGCAAGAAAGTAGGTGTCGGCCTGGGCACCAACTACGAACAATGGGTCCGCGCCAATGTGCCGGGCGCTGACGTGCGTACCTACGATGATGATCCGACCAAGTTCGCCGACCTGAACAACGGCCGCACCGACGCCATCCTGATCGACCGTCTGGCTGCGCTTGAATACGCCAAGAAAGCCCCGAAAACCGTGGCTGCCGGTCAAGCGTTCTCCCGTCAGGAATCCGGTATCGCCCTGCGCAAAGGCGAGCCTGAGCTGCTGGCTGCGGTGAACAAGGCTCTCGATGAGCTGCGTGCCGACGGTACCCTGGCGAAGATCTCGGAAAAATACTTCCAAGCTGACGTCACCAAATAA
- a CDS encoding D-cysteine desulfhydrase has translation MIKQQLDRFNRLDLLGQPTPLEKLERLSAWLGREVYIKRDDLTPLAMGGNKLRKLEYLAADALAQGADTLITAGALQSNHVRQTAALAAKLGLGCVALLENPLGTDDSNYTGNGNRLLLDLFDTKVELVDNLDNADEQLAALAVRLRSNGKKPYLVPIGGSNALGALGYVRAGLELAEQIKDTGLDFAAVVLASGSAGTHSGLALALSEALPKLPVIGVTVSRTEEDQRPKVQGLAERTADLLGVKLPESFKVELWDEYFGPRYGEPNAGTLAAVKLLASQDAVLLDPVYTGKAMAGLLDGIGRQRFDDGPIIFLHTGGAPALFAYKDSLTS, from the coding sequence ATGATCAAACAACAGCTGGATCGCTTTAACCGTCTCGACCTGCTCGGCCAACCCACGCCGCTGGAAAAACTTGAACGCCTGTCCGCCTGGCTGGGCCGCGAGGTGTACATCAAACGCGATGACCTGACGCCGCTGGCCATGGGCGGCAACAAGCTGCGCAAACTCGAATACCTCGCCGCCGATGCCCTCGCCCAGGGCGCCGACACGCTGATCACCGCCGGCGCCCTGCAATCGAATCACGTGCGCCAGACCGCCGCGCTGGCGGCCAAACTCGGCCTGGGTTGCGTGGCGCTGCTGGAAAATCCGCTGGGCACCGACGACAGCAACTACACCGGCAACGGCAACCGCCTGCTGCTGGATCTGTTCGACACCAAGGTCGAGCTGGTGGACAACCTCGATAACGCCGATGAACAACTCGCCGCCCTCGCCGTGCGCCTGCGCAGCAATGGCAAGAAGCCGTATCTGGTGCCGATCGGTGGCTCGAATGCCCTCGGTGCATTGGGTTACGTGCGTGCCGGTCTGGAACTGGCCGAGCAGATCAAGGACACCGGCCTCGATTTCGCCGCCGTGGTGCTGGCCTCGGGCAGCGCCGGGACCCACAGCGGTCTGGCGTTGGCCTTGAGCGAAGCACTGCCGAAATTGCCAGTGATCGGCGTGACCGTTTCGCGCACTGAGGAAGATCAGCGACCAAAAGTGCAGGGCCTGGCCGAACGCACGGCAGACCTGCTGGGCGTGAAATTGCCGGAGAGCTTCAAGGTCGAGTTGTGGGACGAATACTTCGGCCCGCGTTACGGCGAGCCGAATGCCGGGACCCTGGCGGCGGTGAAACTGTTGGCCAGTCAGGACGCGGTGCTGCTCGACCCGGTGTACACCGGCAAGGCCATGGCCGGGTTGCTCGACGGGATCGGCCGCCAGCGTTTCGACGATGGCCCGATCATCTTCCTGCACACCGGTGGGGCGCCGGCGTTGTTTGCCTACAAGGATTCGCTGACAAGCTGA
- the epsC gene encoding serine O-acetyltransferase EpsC, with protein sequence MSERSSHWQLQTIVSQLRTARDQWRTQNGRASGEQGGRELPSRAAMAEILEALCGALFPMRLGPVDLREESEDFYVGHTLDAALNALLGQARLELRYVARHSAQGDADVEAQAIRIIQDFALALPGLRSLLDTDVLAAYHGDPAARSVDEVLLCYPGILAVIHHRLAHHLYRAGLPLLARISAEIAHSATGIDIHPGAQIGRSFFIDHGTGVVIGETAIIGERVRIYQAVTLGAKRFPADEDGQLQKGHPRHPIVEDDVVIYAGATILGRITIGQGSTIGGNVWLTRSVPAGSNLTQANLQHDDGTQK encoded by the coding sequence GTGAGCGAGCGTTCCAGCCATTGGCAATTGCAGACCATCGTCAGCCAACTGCGTACCGCGCGGGATCAGTGGCGTACCCAGAATGGCCGGGCCAGCGGCGAGCAGGGTGGCCGTGAGTTACCGTCTCGCGCCGCGATGGCAGAGATTCTCGAGGCGCTGTGTGGCGCGTTGTTCCCGATGCGTCTGGGGCCGGTGGACCTGCGTGAGGAGAGTGAGGACTTCTATGTCGGGCATACCCTCGATGCAGCCCTGAATGCGTTGCTGGGGCAAGCGCGGCTGGAGTTGCGTTATGTCGCCCGGCACAGCGCTCAAGGTGACGCTGACGTCGAAGCTCAGGCGATCCGCATCATCCAGGACTTTGCCTTGGCCTTGCCGGGCCTGCGCAGCCTGCTCGACACCGACGTGCTGGCCGCCTATCACGGTGATCCGGCGGCGCGCAGTGTCGATGAAGTGTTGCTCTGCTATCCGGGGATTCTGGCGGTGATTCACCATCGTCTGGCGCACCATTTGTATCGCGCCGGGCTGCCGTTGCTGGCGCGGATCAGCGCGGAGATTGCGCACTCGGCCACCGGTATCGATATCCACCCGGGCGCGCAGATCGGCCGCAGTTTCTTCATCGACCACGGCACGGGTGTGGTGATCGGCGAGACCGCGATCATCGGCGAGCGGGTGCGGATCTATCAGGCTGTGACCCTCGGGGCCAAGCGCTTCCCGGCGGATGAAGACGGGCAGTTGCAGAAGGGCCATCCACGGCACCCGATTGTCGAGGACGACGTGGTGATTTATGCCGGGGCGACGATTCTCGGGCGGATCACCATCGGCCAGGGTTCGACCATTGGCGGCAACGTCTGGCTGACGCGCAGCGTGCCGGCGGGGAGCAACCTGACGCAGGCCAATCTGCAGCATGATGACGGCACGCAGAAGTAA
- the betT gene encoding choline transporter BetT — MNPPVFYFAATVILLFGLVVIAMPEQAGAWLLQAQNWAANTVGWYYMLAMTLYLVFVVVTALSGYGKIKLGADHDEPEFSYLSWAGMLFAAGISITLFFFCVSEPLTHMLQPPQGEAGTADAARQAMQILFLHWGLHGWGVFAFVGMALAYFAYRHNLPLALRSALYPLIGKRINGPIGYAVDGFGIIATVFGLGADMGFGVLHLNSGLDYLFGIAHTQWIQVGLITLMMGAAIIVAVSGVDKGVRVMSDINMLLACALLLFVLFAGPTQHLLNTLIQNLGDYLGALPMKSFDLYAYDKPSDWLGGWTVFYWAWWIAWSPFVGLFIARISRGRTIREFVFGVLLIPLGFTLAWMSIFGNSAIDQVLNHGMSALGMSAIDNPSMTLYLLLETYPWSKTVIAVTVFISFVFFVTSADSGTVVLSTLSAKGGNPDEDGPKWLRVFWGAMTALVTSALLFSGSIDALKSAVVLTSLPFSLILLLMMWGLHKAFYLESQKQIAQLHSLAPVSGSRRGKGGWRQRLSQAVHFPSRDEVYRFMDTTVRPAIEEVTAVFVEKGLNVVTQPDPAHDNISLEIGHGEQHPFIYQVQMRGYFTPSFARGGMGSKQLNNRRYYRAEVHLSEGSQDYDLVGYTKEQIINDILDQYERHMQFLHLVR, encoded by the coding sequence ATGAATCCGCCGGTGTTCTACTTCGCCGCGACGGTCATTCTGCTGTTTGGTCTGGTTGTCATCGCCATGCCGGAGCAGGCCGGTGCCTGGCTGCTGCAAGCGCAAAACTGGGCGGCCAACACGGTCGGCTGGTACTACATGCTCGCGATGACGCTGTATCTGGTCTTCGTGGTGGTCACCGCGTTATCGGGCTACGGCAAGATCAAACTCGGTGCCGACCACGACGAACCCGAGTTCAGTTACCTGTCCTGGGCCGGCATGCTGTTTGCCGCCGGGATCAGCATCACGCTGTTTTTCTTTTGTGTCTCTGAACCGCTGACGCACATGCTCCAGCCGCCACAAGGCGAGGCCGGCACGGCGGACGCGGCGCGGCAGGCGATGCAGATTCTGTTTCTGCACTGGGGCCTGCACGGCTGGGGCGTGTTCGCTTTCGTCGGCATGGCGCTGGCGTACTTCGCCTACCGGCATAACCTGCCGTTGGCGTTGCGCTCGGCGCTGTACCCGCTGATCGGCAAACGCATCAACGGCCCCATCGGTTATGCGGTGGACGGCTTCGGCATCATCGCCACGGTGTTCGGTCTCGGCGCCGACATGGGCTTCGGTGTGCTGCACCTCAACTCCGGTCTGGACTACCTGTTCGGCATCGCTCACACCCAGTGGATTCAGGTCGGCCTGATCACGCTGATGATGGGCGCGGCGATCATCGTCGCCGTGTCGGGTGTGGATAAAGGTGTGCGGGTGATGTCCGACATCAACATGCTGCTGGCCTGTGCGCTGCTGCTGTTCGTGTTGTTCGCCGGCCCTACCCAGCACCTGCTCAACACCCTGATCCAGAACCTCGGCGATTACCTCGGCGCGCTGCCGATGAAGAGTTTCGACCTCTACGCCTACGACAAGCCAAGCGACTGGCTCGGTGGCTGGACGGTGTTCTACTGGGCCTGGTGGATCGCATGGTCGCCGTTCGTGGGCCTGTTCATCGCGCGGATTTCCCGTGGTCGGACCATCCGTGAATTCGTCTTCGGGGTGCTGTTGATTCCGCTCGGCTTCACCCTGGCGTGGATGTCGATCTTCGGCAACAGCGCGATCGATCAGGTGCTCAATCACGGCATGTCGGCGCTGGGTATGTCGGCCATCGACAACCCGTCGATGACCCTCTACCTGCTGCTGGAAACCTACCCGTGGAGCAAGACCGTCATCGCGGTGACGGTGTTCATCAGCTTCGTGTTTTTCGTCACTTCTGCCGATTCCGGCACCGTGGTGCTCTCGACGCTGTCGGCCAAGGGCGGCAACCCGGATGAAGACGGGCCTAAGTGGCTGCGGGTGTTCTGGGGCGCGATGACTGCGCTGGTGACCAGTGCGCTGCTGTTCTCCGGCAGTATCGATGCGCTGAAGTCAGCGGTGGTGCTGACCTCGCTGCCGTTCTCGCTGATTCTGTTGCTGATGATGTGGGGGCTGCACAAGGCGTTCTATCTGGAATCGCAGAAGCAGATCGCGCAATTGCATTCGCTGGCACCGGTCTCCGGTTCGCGGCGTGGCAAGGGTGGCTGGCGCCAGCGTCTGAGTCAGGCGGTGCACTTCCCGTCGCGCGACGAGGTGTACCGCTTCATGGACACCACGGTGCGTCCGGCGATTGAAGAAGTGACGGCGGTATTCGTCGAGAAGGGCTTGAACGTGGTCACCCAGCCGGATCCGGCGCACGACAACATCAGCCTGGAAATCGGCCACGGTGAGCAGCATCCGTTCATCTATCAGGTGCAGATGCGCGGCTACTTCACGCCGTCGTTCGCCCGGGGTGGCATGGGTTCCAAGCAGCTCAACAACCGCCGCTATTACCGCGCTGAAGTGCACTTGAGCGAGGGCAGTCAGGACTACGATCTGGTCGGCTACACCAAGGAACAGATCATCAACGACATCCTCGACCAGTACGAACGCCACATGCAGTTCCTGCATCTGGTGCGTTGA
- a CDS encoding type II toxin-antitoxin system HicB family antitoxin, giving the protein MKFPVVLHKDADSDYGVIVPDVPGCFSAGSTVAEAFENTQEALALHYEGLVADGAPLPRVQDIDAHLDNPDYAGGIWGVVDFDITPYFGKSVRFNATLPEQLLERIDQTVRRDQRYSSRSGFLAAAALRELSA; this is encoded by the coding sequence ATGAAATTCCCGGTCGTTTTGCACAAGGATGCCGACTCGGACTACGGAGTGATTGTCCCGGATGTACCGGGGTGCTTCTCCGCAGGTAGCACGGTAGCCGAAGCTTTTGAAAACACTCAGGAGGCTCTGGCCCTGCACTATGAGGGACTGGTGGCTGATGGTGCACCGTTGCCTCGAGTTCAGGACATTGATGCACATCTCGACAACCCGGATTATGCGGGTGGAATCTGGGGTGTTGTCGACTTTGATATCACGCCCTATTTCGGCAAGTCGGTACGCTTCAACGCCACGCTGCCCGAGCAACTGCTGGAGCGTATTGATCAAACAGTCCGGCGTGATCAACGCTACAGTTCCCGCTCCGGATTTCTGGCCGCAGCTGCTTTACGCGAATTGTCGGCATGA
- a CDS encoding LacI family DNA-binding transcriptional regulator, with amino-acid sequence MSQEKPRKRRGAGRVTLNAVAREAGVSAITVSRYFNQPETVSPERRERIAAVVAELGYVPNLVAGGLASARGKIVGMVIPNISGPIFANTIQGFSDTLSRHGYQLLLASSYFSTEQEENAVRAFLGWSPAALVLTSHFHSSGTEKMIAEAEIPVIETWDYQPDREPMQIGFSHYEVGVTAAQYLHGKGYRRIAFVQNSAPGDLSALERRDGYAATVREFGLQPWVFAPDADRAPFEAGKQAMEALMNASPRPDAIIFANDNLAAGGLLAGQRAGLKIPEDCAVLGFGDYPFAEMLLPSLSTIKPPALEIGVLAATRVLESLGVMPSDEVQRLNLLQCNVIEREST; translated from the coding sequence TTGAGCCAGGAAAAGCCCCGCAAACGCCGTGGCGCCGGACGCGTGACCCTCAATGCCGTAGCGCGCGAGGCCGGGGTGTCGGCGATTACCGTGTCGCGCTATTTCAATCAGCCGGAAACCGTCTCGCCTGAGCGCCGCGAGCGGATTGCGGCGGTGGTCGCCGAGTTGGGTTACGTGCCGAACCTGGTGGCCGGCGGGCTGGCCTCGGCGCGAGGGAAAATCGTCGGCATGGTGATTCCGAACATCTCCGGGCCGATCTTTGCCAACACCATCCAGGGCTTCAGCGACACCCTCAGCCGCCACGGTTATCAACTGCTGCTGGCGTCGAGTTACTTCAGCACCGAGCAGGAAGAAAACGCCGTGCGCGCATTTCTCGGCTGGTCGCCGGCGGCGCTGGTGTTAACCAGCCACTTCCACAGTTCGGGCACGGAAAAAATGATCGCCGAGGCAGAGATTCCGGTGATCGAGACCTGGGATTACCAGCCGGATCGCGAGCCGATGCAGATCGGCTTCTCGCACTACGAAGTCGGCGTCACGGCTGCACAATATCTCCACGGCAAAGGCTATCGCCGCATCGCCTTCGTGCAAAACAGTGCCCCCGGCGACCTCAGCGCACTGGAACGCCGCGATGGTTACGCCGCCACCGTGCGCGAGTTCGGACTGCAGCCGTGGGTGTTCGCCCCGGACGCCGACCGCGCGCCGTTCGAGGCCGGCAAGCAAGCGATGGAAGCACTGATGAACGCTTCACCCCGCCCCGACGCCATCATCTTCGCCAACGACAACCTCGCCGCCGGCGGCCTGCTCGCCGGGCAACGCGCCGGCCTGAAGATCCCCGAAGACTGCGCCGTGCTCGGCTTCGGCGATTACCCGTTCGCCGAAATGCTCCTGCCGAGCCTGAGCACGATCAAACCACCGGCACTGGAGATCGGCGTGCTGGCGGCAACGCGGGTATTGGAAAGCCTTGGGGTGATGCCGAGCGATGAGGTGCAGCGGCTGAATCTGTTGCAGTGCAATGTGATCGAGCGCGAGAGCACCTGA